CAGATCGAAGAGTCCGGACATGTTCTCCTCAAGCCCGTCCACTGCCTGCTCTGCCTGCTCAACCGTGGTGCCGACCACGGCGACAGGCATGTCGCGCGGAGCCGGCTGGTACATCGCACCCAGCATGAACGAGAGCATCATCGTAACCATGGCCAGCGGGAAACCGGCCAGCGCGGCGTACCGCCAGCGGCGGCGCTTGGGCCGCGGCCCGCCGTGAAGCGAGGCCACGTTGATGGCCAGCGGGGCGGCGTCGGGCTTGCGGTGCCGCTTCAGGGCGTCAAGGCCCAGGGTGAGCAAGAGCGCCGCCGCGGCACCGATGGCCAGCACGAGCAGGTGCCCGCCAACACCGTTTCCGTCAAAGAAGAGCACCGACCGCAGCGACTCGCCGGTGGCGGCCGCGGGCAGGAAGCTGTGCAGCCACGCGTAGATCCCGGGCATCGTATGCACCGAGATGCTCATGTTGGAGGCCGGAACGCCCAGCACCATCAGGAACAGCATGCCCACCAGAACGGCCATCGGTCCGAAGATGCGGGTCAGGAGCAGCTGGACGCTGCCGACGGCGAAAACCGCCAGAGCGCAAATGCCCAGCACCGCGGCGGTGTGCCCCTGGACCACTCCCATGACGGGCCCGACGACGGTCCAGACCAGTGCTGCGATCAGCACCGACCAGCCGACCAGCAGCGGAACAAACCGCCGGAACCGCATCAGTTCCGGGGAGTTGGACAGGATCAGGCTCAGCGGCATGTAGCCGGCGAGCATCAGCGCGGTGGTCATGAACATGGCGCCCAACCCGGCCGCGTCATTGTCCGGCAGCGGGGCAAGGTCCTCCGGCTGCAGGGTTAGGCCCTGTGCGAGCACCTGCGGGGCCACCAGTGCGGTCACCGCGCCGGACTGTGATGCGCCGGCGGCTCCCGCCGTGTACAAAGTGGCGGTGCCGTCTGCCAGTGAAACAGCTCCGGCAACCTCGCGGTCCAGCACCAGCTGGCGGGCTTCCGCAGCGGTCCCGACCACGCGGACGTCAACGGCGTCCCGGTCCGCGGCCTCGAAGGACTCGGCAAATCCGGAGGCCTGCTGGGCGTTTCCGGCAACGGCGATCGGCATGTTGTGCGGGGTCGGCGCATGCATGGCCGCCAGGTACCCGCCCACCAGCATGGAGACCATGAGCAGCGGCATGAGGAACATGGCGACATAGCGGCCAATCTTCTCTGCCTTGGCCCGCTTCAGCGCGGCAGCTTCGGCGGCAGCGGCCAGATCGCTGCCAGTTGCGGCCGGCTCCCCGCCCTGGTCCGCCGGAGCGTCGCCCGGCGGATAGTCGGTGGACGTGGGGGAATTGTGACTCAAACTCGTGCTCCTGTGCTGTGGTTCGATGGTGATGCGAGGAACGCACCGGCCGGACGGCCGAGTGCGCGGCCTGTGGGACCGACTCGTCAAAATTACGCCATGTGGCGTAAATTTGGTTAATCGAGGCAACCATCGACTGAAAGCACAACACATGGGTCAGCACGGGGATCATGCACGGAGCGTCCTGCTCGACGCCGCAGAGGAGCTCTTTGCCCGCCACGGCATTGATGCCGTTTCTAACCGGAGGATTGCCGAGCACGCCGGCACGGCCAATCACTCCGCCGTCGCCTACCACTTTGGCGGGCGCGAGGACCTGCTCCGCGCACTGGTCACGCGCCACGTCGATGAGACGAACCGGCGCCGGTCGGAGCTGGCCGAAACCCTGGGGACCGATGCCTCACTGACGGATCTGCTGGCCTGCCTGATCCTGCCCTGGACCGAGCATCTTGCATCGCTGCCGGTTCCCAGCTGGCGCGCACGGTTCCTGTCCCAAATCCGCTCGGTGCCCTCCGTGCACGGAACCCTGGCCCAGAGCGCCACAGCCAGCCCGGTGACCGAGGACCTGATCCGGCGCGTCCAAGCCACCCTCGGGGACATGCCCGCCACGGTGCTTCACGGCCGGTCCTGGATCCTCGGCGGCATGGTGCTGGGGGTCTGCGGAGAGTATGAGGCAAGAGTGGCGGACGGCACGGAAACCGCCAACTGGGCCGGCGTCGGCTACTTCCTTATCGACTCCTGCGCCGGCATGCTCTCGGCCCCCGTGACGCACCCGGGCGACTTCCTCACGCAGCCGTCCCCGCTGTACCTCCTGTAGCCGGCGCCGTCACCCGGCGGCGCCCCTATTTTCGGACCGCTGCCACGGCCGCGGCGGTGTCCTCGGCCATCAAATCACCGTTGATGGCAGCTCCGGCGGCCAGCCCGGCTGCGGCCGCGCCGATCACCTGCATCATGGGCATAACCAGGTTTCCGGCGGCGTAGACCCCGGGGACAGTGGTGGCGCCCATCGGATCGGCAGCCACAGCGGTGCCGATGGACAGATCTCCCATGAACTGTTCCTCGGGCGTGATGCCCAAATCCGCCAGATAGCCGGCCCGCGCGCTAAGGCGCGAGAACACCACCACCGCCTGCCGCGGCACCAGCTCCCCGGAGTCCAGCCGGACTCCGGACAGCTGGGGACCGCCCTCCACTGCCGCCACCTTGCCATTGACCACCCGAATGCCCCGGGCGGCCAGCTGCCCGGCCTGATCATGATCCGGCTCGCCGCACCCGTTCAGGAACAGGACGACGTCGTCACTCCACTGCCGCCACAGCAGCGCCTGGTGGACGGACGCCCCAAGGTCCGTGGCCAGGATGCCGATGGCCTGGTCCTGCACTTCCCAGCCGTGGCAGTACGGGCAGTGCAGCACGCCGGTACCCCAGTGCTCCGCCAGCCCGGCGACGTCCGGCAGCACATCGCGGGCTCCGGAAGACGCCAGCACCCGGCGCGCCCGCAGCAGGCGCCCGTCATCCAGCCGCACATCAAACCGGCCATCGGGATTCCGGGTCACGGTGGAAACCTCACCTGCAATCAGGGTGCCGCCGTATCCGGCCACCTCGCCTCGGCCAACCTTGTAGAGTTCACCCGGCGCCGCGCCTTCGCGCCCCAGGTAGTTGTGCACGTGCGCCGCCGGCGCATTACGCGGGTCTCCGGCGTCAACCACCGCCACGGACCGGCGCGCCCGGACCAGTGCCAGTGCCCCGCTGAGACCGGCTGCTGCACCGCCGATGACAACGACGTCGTATTCTGCCGCCCCTGACGTGCTTGGATTTTCGTTCGCTGACATGATTCCTCCAGGATTCGTGCTGCCGGAGACCTCCTCCGGCTGTCCTGCCAGTTTCGATCCGAGCGCAGCAAAGCAGCAATGTTTCTTGCTGGTATGGCAAACTCGAGTCATGAGTACAGACGAAAACGACACGCTCCGCGGAGTGGGCTCCCGGCTCCGCACCCTGCGGTCGGACCGCAACACCACATTGGCGGCGCTCTCGGCCGCCACCGGCATTTCCGTCAGCACGCTGTCCCGGCTGGAATCCGGGCAACGCCGGCCCACGTTGGAGCTGCTGCTGCCGCTGGCCAGAACCTACGGCGTGACGATCGACGAGCTGGTGGGCGGGCCGGCGACCGGGGATCCGCGCGTGCACATGCAGCCCATCAAACGCCACGGAGCAGTCATCATTCCGCTCACCGAAAAGGCCGGTGGCATCAGCGCCTTCAAGTACATCCTGCCGGCACAGCGCAAACCTTCAGTGCCGGACCCCCGCACCCATGAGGGCTACGAATGGCTCTACGTCCTCAGCGGCAAACTCCGGCTGATCCTGGGTGAGCAGGAACTGGTCCTGAAACCGGGAGAAGCCGCGGAGTTCAACACCCGCCTGCCGCATTGGATGGGCACCGCCGATTTGAACGCCGTCGAGTTCATCGCCCTGTTTGGCCCGCAGGGTGAGCGTGCGCATCTGCGGGCCAGACCGGCGTCGTCGTCCTCCTCCACAGCCGCCGGCTGACCGCCGAACGCGAGCCGTCCGCTCCCCGGAGCACTTAATAGATGGCGATAAAGCGCCCGACGACGCCGCCTGCCCGCAGCTTGTCGATGGCCTCCGGGATCTCCGCCTGGGTGATGACGTTCATGGGCGGGTTAAGCTTGCCGGACTTCATCAGCTCATACAGCGCCTCGAGGTCCTCCTTGGTGCCGGATTTGGAACCCTTGATGGATAGCTGGTTGATGATGATCGGGTACGTGTTGATCGTGGCCTCCAACCGGCCCATGCCCACCTGCACCAGTGTGCCGAATTCGGCCAGGGTCTCCACGCCGGCCGCCGTGGTGGTGCCAAAACCGGCATAGTCCACAATCAGGTCCAGGTTCTTGTCCTTGAACTCGGTGATGGATTCGGCCACGCCCGCCAGGCCGATTTCGTCGGCAAGCTTGCGGGTCTCGGAATTGATTTCAGCGCCGTACACCTCGGCGCCGGCCAGCACGGCAACCCGGGCACCGATGTAGCCCAGCCCGCCGAGGCCGATCACCCCCACCTTCATCCCCTCTTTGGCGCCGCCCACGGCCATAATCGCGTGGTACGCGGTAAGCCCGGCGTCGGTGGCCATGGCCGCGAGGTCAAAGGGCACCTCGTCCGGCAGGCGCACCAGGTTGTCATCGGTGGCCAGCAGCTTGGGGCCAAACCCTCCGTCCCATTTGCCGTAGCCGAGGGCGTCGCCGTCGCTCATCACGGGTGCAAGCCCCACCCGGTCGCCCACCTTCCAGTGCTCCATCCCCTCGCCCACCTCGGTGATCACGCCGGCATTCTCGTGGCCCATGGTGCGCGGAAGCTCGAAGAAAAGCGGCATCCAGCCGGGATCGTCCAGCGCGGTGACATCGGAGTGGCACACGCCTGCGGCCTTGACCTCGACGACCACCTGCCCGGGGCCGGCGTGCGGCTCGGGGACCTCCTTGAGCTGCAGCGGATTGTTGGTGCCGGTGAACTGCCAGGCCTTCATGGAATTGCTCCTTTTCGATTGTTCTTCTCCCCGGAACTCCGGGTCAGATCAGGTGCCCGCGTGCCGGGGCGCCGGGCCGGCTGCCGCAGAGGTGGATGGTGCCGCAGCGGCGGATGGTGATGCAGCGCCGGACCCTGCGGCCAGCTGCGCTTTCCGCGGGCCGAAAGCCCGCTCGTAGAGGACCGCAAAGATCATTGCCACAAGGACTGCGATGATGATGAGGATCAGCATTCCGATGATCCCGCTTTGCACTCCAGCGCTGGCATCGGCGTCGAAGTACAGCACCGCCCGGTTCGCCATGGTCATTTGGTACAACGGTTCGCCGCGGGCAATAAAACGGAAGAACCCGGGCAGCGCCTCCAGCGGCACCACGCCGCTGGCCGCGGGCAGGCCCATGAACACGATGTAGATCATGGACACAATCATTCCGGCGCTGCCCAGCACCGTGATCAGCGCGAACGCTACGGCCGACACTGTGACAATGGACAGCCAGGTGGTGAGGAAGTACCAGCCCCCGTGTGGGATGGGCATGCCGACGGCGGCGGCCACCCACATCATCAGCCCGGCCGTGGGCAGGGCTGCGAGGGCAACGATTCCCCACTTGGTGAAAAAGGTGACCCAGCGGGCCGGACGCACCGGCGGACCCAGGACAAAGCGCGGTCCCAATTCGATGGGCAGCACTCCCAGCCGGGAGTCCACCAAAAAGTGAATGGCCACGGAACCGGCAACTCCCACGATCATCAGCAGCACCGAGTAGAAGAACGCACCCATGCCCAGCGCCGTCCCTTCCGGCGGTGTTTCGTAGGCGGTGGTGGTGACCTGGAGGGGACTGCTCAACAGATCGGCGGACGTACCGGTCAGCTTCGGGGCCAGCTGTTGCTCGAGCTGCGTGGGCAGCTCGGCACCCGCTGTCCGGAGCTGCCTGTCCAGCTGGGCCTGTGCTGCGGTCTGGGCGGTTTGCGCCGCGGACGTCAGCTGCTCCCCCACGCTCTTGTTGGCCTGATCCAGCGCCGGGTTGACGGCGCCCGTCGCCAGGCTGCTGGCCAGCGGGCCGGCCAAAGGATTGGTGTACACGGTAACGGAGGGCCGGGACACCGGGGCCTCCGACAGTGTTCCGCTTACCAGCGCCAGCGCGTCCGCGGAAAAGGACTCAGGGATGACGACGGCGGCGTGGATCTGCCCTTTGCGCATCTGCTCCTGGGCGTCATCCCAGGACAGTTGCCTCAGGTCAATCTCGTCATTCCGGGAGAACCCCTCCCGCATTTGGTCAGTGATGGTGGCACCGAGGTCTTCCCGGCCGCCTCCGCCGGGCGATTCGGCGCCGGTGTCCTCATTCACGACGGCTATCGGAAAGTGGTTGAGGTGCGTGCCGGGGCTGCCCAGCCCGCCGATGTAGAGCGCGGTGCCGGTTCCGCCCAAGAGCAGAAGCACCAGCAGCGGCAGCAGCCACAGCCGGGGCGAATAATAGGGATGATGCTCCTTGGCGCGGCGGACTCGGCGGGTGTTGGATCCCGCATCTGTGTTGGAACCGGAGTCATTTTTTGAACCGGAGTCCATGGGGTGGGCGGGCATGGGGCTTACCTCCAGAAGCAGGAGTTCTCGCGCTGACCTACCTTTCGAGCGTATCGGCGGCGCCGTGCTGCGGATACCTGCCTGCCCCGAAACCGCTGGCCGGGGACACGACTCGCGCCGCCGCCGTCGTTGTTGGTTCCCGTTTTCCGGAGCCCGTGGCACGGCTGATGGCATACTCGGGCACATGATTTTCCTGCCGATCGCGGAGAATCACTCAGGCTCGTACGTAGAGAGGGGCGTCCAGCCGGACGGCAAGGGTCCCTTGAATGCTCCCCGCTCGGCGTCTGCCTGCGCTGACCAGCCTTGTGCCGCTTGGCCCGTGGAGAACTCCCCTTTGGCCACCCGGAGACCGACGTCCGGATGCTTCATTCCGGGGGCGCCGCCGCGGCGGGTGGATGCACGGACGCTCCACGGTTTATCGGCGAATCCGCCTCCCCGGAAAACCCGGTAGCTACCATAGCGGGCCGGGTCGAGGAAATCCCAGCACCACTCCCAGACGTTCCCCAGCGTGTCATGCAGGCCAAAGGCGTTGGGCAGTTTCAACCCGACTGCCTGAGGCCCTTCCAGCGCATCATCGGCTGTCCACGCGATGTGTTCGAGGGGTCCGTACTGTGGACCCCTCGTCCCTGCCCGGCAGGCATACTCCCACTCTGCCTCCGTGGGCAGCCGGTACCCGCCGGCTTCGGTCTGCCACGTCACGCTTTCCTTGTTTACCAGGTAGACGGGCGGAAGCCCGTCCCGAACCGACGCGGCGTTACAGAACATGACCGCCTCCAGCCAGCTCAGATTGACCGCGGGCAAACGGGCAGCTGAACCGCCCGCGCCCATAACCTGCGCGTAGCCGGCCTGGGTGATCGGAACAACGCCAATCTCGAACGGTTCGAGCTCCAGGCACCGGCGGAGTCCGCGCCGCGCGTCGTGCAGCTCCACCTCCCCCGCGGGCAAGGCTCGAAATTCGAGAGTAGTCATTCGGCCATGATTCCAGTCAAGAGAGCATTGGACGAGAATATGAGGCAGGATCAAAACATGTCTCCGTCACCTGCTCTTTTACTCATTGGCCCGGCGGCAGCTGGAAAATCGACCATCGGCACCCTAACCGCGGACCTCTTGGGTATTCCCTTTGTGGATCTGGATGAGATTGGTGCTGATTACTATGCCGAGGTTGATTGGAGTATCGACCGGCTGGTGCGGCGCTCAGATGAGGTGGGACGGGTGGCGGCCGAACGGGAGTGGGAACCCGCACGCGCCCATGCCGTGCGCAGAGCGGTGGAAGACTATCCGGACGCTGTGCTGGCGTTGGGTGCCGGGCATTCCTCCTACACCGACGCTGCCTGTTTTGCGGACGTACAGGCAGCCGCGGCCAAGGTCCCAACCGTGGTTCTGTTGCTGCCCAAGGGCGAGCGGGCAGGTGACCTGGCCGAGCTCAGACGGCGGTCCCTGACCACGAAGGGGACGGATTGGGTCAGTTCGGGGCACGACTTCCTGGCGGAGTGGCTCGATGATCCGGGAATGCACGCGCTCGCCACCGACCTGGTCATCACAGGCACCGACACTCCCCGGGAAACCGCCCTGCGTGTCGCCGGGCTGGTTCAAGCGCCGTGAACACTCCTCCGGAACACCTTCAGTCCCTCGACCCACATCCGCGCGCCATCGTGGAGTTCCTTTCGGCGGTCTTGGCGGAGCCTTGGCCGTCGATGAGCAACCAGTTCTGCACCTACTTTGAGCACCTTGGGTGCGAGCTCAAGCCAGCGGATGATCACAACGACGACGACGTACTGCTGGGAGTCACGCGCGGATCCTTCGTAACCCGCCGCATCACCACGAAGAACGCGTCCTGGATCGCTACGGACGGATCCCTTTTTAGTCTCAACTTCTTCGCCTACGAGAATGAACGGGATGTCGTCGCAGCCGTCAAGGCAGGATATGACGGCATCAGGACCGGCCTCATTCGGCTGTTCGGGCTCCCGCTCGATGAACGGCTGTCCCTGCACGACAATCGTTCCGCTGTCTGGTTGGTGCGGGACACTGAGATCGAACTGTATGCGCACATTGCGCTTGCCCCTGTGCTGCAGGTCGGTATCAGCCACAAGGACCGCAACGCTGTCTACGAAAGCCGCCTTGCCCGGTTGCCGGACAGGCCGACATCCTAGGCACTTTCCGCGTGCCGTTATTCCAGCGGTCCTTTGGCGGTACGCCGCTCGTGTCGGCGCCACAGACCAGACCAGACGCTGCCAACAGCAACAGCAACAAGAATAGTGATAGTCGTAACCCACCACTGCTGGGCTGCACCTGCAAATATTGGACCGACGATCATGCCGGCAATAAGTGCGCGGTAAAACCAGGTTTTGGACATTCCGAGATATCCCGGCTCCCTTTCAGTTTCCATCAGGTCAGCCTATTCGGCACCGGCAGCGAGTCAACTGGATGATTGATCGAACCGCGTTCTGCGGTTTACATACCCGCTGATATAGGTGGCCAGGAATGCAGCCGATGTACCGCACACGAGGACAAACCCGACCCCAATAAGAAGAACTGCCAGGTTCGACCCCAGGTGGGGAAGCAGCAGGAAGGCTGCGAGGGTAGCCGACATTCCCGCCCCCAGCCCGGCTGCTGCGCCGACAGACAGCCCCGGCCGCCCGCGGTGCGGCTTTCCCGCCAGAAGCAGCAGCCCTGTGGCTGCCCCAAGGAAGCTCACAAGACCGGCCCCGAATCCGACGACAGCTCCAATGACGCCAGCGATGACGGCGGCGCTCAGCCACGAGGATCCCGATCCCCAACCCACCAACTCCGGGTCAAAATGCGCCTGAAATTCCGAGATGACACTCACCGCTGCTCCAGCCAGGCCGCCTGCTGCAGCACCGAGCACCACGGCAACAAGACAGAGCGGGCCAAGAAACTTCCCCCGATCCTGAATAATTTAGTTCTCCAATCGAAACTCGTGACCTGCGGAATCACGCATAGGCATAATTTATGGTGACTCAACAGGCTAACCGGAATTCCGCTCCTTCCATCGTTCTGCCGCTGGCCTTCAGTTTGGTGGTGCTCATTCTCGGTTTGTCGGTGAGCGTCGCCACCGGGGAATGGATTGGGGTGATTTGTGCAGCGGGCCTGGTCGTGCTGCCGGCCGGAAGGTACGGCGCGCGGCGTCGGGCAAAGGCAACGGCAACAGACGGGTAGCCGGAAATGAAGCCGGCCTCTTCCTGGAGCCGCCGCCACCACACGGAGCTTTGTCCGTCTCACAGCCCTGCGCAGAAAATCACCGGTGTCTGCCCTTGGATCCGCACTCGCTCTGTGGTGGGAATGCCTATAATTAAATGATTCGGTTGTGTGGCCGTTGGCCCCTCCGGACGATCCAATAGATCCATTTCTGTTCCACTTGGTGATGTTAAGTGCCCCTCGTGCGTACTGGTTCCGAGTTCTCAAGGTCCGTAGCACCCTCCAACAGAGCACCACTGCCCTCGCGCGGCCTGCTCATTGATTGGGACCCCGCGACCTATCGGCAAACACTGGAGCGGTTTGCCGGGGAACAGCCGCTGGCAGTCCCGCCAACGCCGTCCGGGGCGGGCTCGCCGTTTCCCTTCCGTCTGAAGGTCTTGGACGCCGATGTTCCGCCGCCGATCATGCTGCATCCACGCTGGGAACAGGCTCTGACCGGATTCGTCCGGGAACAGGCCCGGGGTCTGCCGATGGGCGCCGGAAACCGCAATTACAAGGACCGCAACCCAAAGTGTGAGGTCGCTGTAGCCCTCACGCCTCTGCGTGTGCTTGCCGGGGAGCGGACTAATGAGGAACTTCAAGCCATTGCTTCGGGACTGGAACTGCCCTGGCTGCGTTCCTACCTTTCCTTCCGCCATGAGACCGCCATTCACTCGATACTGCGCATGTCGTCCTCCGAATTGGCCGCTGCGCTGCGGGAAACGGCCGACGCCGTGGACCGGGTCCAGCCCCTCGAAGGACCGGCGGCCGAAGCCCTGACCGTAGTACGGCGCCTGCAGCAGCAGTTCCCCCACGACCGGGGTATCCTGCTGGCCGTCTGCATGAAGCTGATCCAGCTCGATCCCGGCCATGCTGCAGTGATACCCCCGGGCTGCATGCACACCTATTTGTCCGGCCAGGCCGTGGTGGTTATGGGCATCTCCGATAATGCGCTGCATGCCGGTTTGACCAAGGGGTGCGTGGATCTCTGCGAACTGCAGCGGCTAACGTCCGCCGGACAGCCCCAGCCCTGCCCCCTGCCCGTGCTCGATGTCGGCAACGGCGAGCAGCGGATTCCGCTCTGGAGTGACGATCTGGATCTGCGGCGTGTGGTCGTGGGCGATGATCCCCAACCCGTACGGGTGGGGCCGTTCAGCGTTGTGCTGGCCGCGATGGAGCCTGCCGCCATCACCGTCAATGAGGTCACCGCGGACATGGAGCCCGAAGCAAAAATCCTGTACGCCGGGGAACCGGTTACGGCCACAATCACCGGGCCGGCCCAGCTCTTCGTGGCGTCAACGCGCTAGCCGCCCCCGGCCCGCCGCAGGATAATCAGGTTTGGGCCGTGCATTTCCTCGAGCACTCCTATCGGGCCCGATAGGAGTGCTCGGATACTGAACGTATGCCGAACAATGACATCGCTGCTGTACGCGCAATCGCTGCCGAGGCCTACACCTTCGGTTACGCCATGGTAGAGAACTACCGCACTCTGTACGAGCAGGCCGTGGATCTTGAGGATCCGCGCTCGGTCGGTGGTTTCGGACTGTTCCGCCACTACTCAGAGCCGTTCACGCCTGCAAACACCGACATTGTCACGCCCAACAATGACACGCCGTATTCCTGGGGCTGGTTCGACCTGCGGGCGGAGCCGTGGGTGGTCACCGTTCCGGCGATTGAGCGCTTCTACATCCTGCCGTTCCATGACCTGTACACCGTTTATGCCGGCTATGTCAGTTCGGCAACCACCGGCACGGGGCCCGGCCGTTATCTGCTGGCGGGGCCGTCCTGGTCCGGCGGCACACCCGAGGGATTTGATGGGGTCATCCATGCTTCGACCGGCGTCGTCGGATGCCTGGGGCGGACCGCTTTCACCGACGGTGACCTAGCGGCCCTGCGGGAGATCCAACACTCCTACGATGTTCGGCCGTGGCACGACTACGCCGGCACCGCCCCGCCGGCCGTTGAACCCGCCGACTGGCCGGAGTGGAACGAAGAGTCAGCAACAGGGCTGGGTTTCTATGACTATCTGGACATGCTGCTGGGATTCGCCCCGGTGCTGGACGAGGACCGCGAGGTGCGGGAACGGCTCGCGTCCATCGGGTTGGACGGCAGCGGGCGGTTCCGCACGCTAAAGCTCGACGACGCCACCCGCGGAGCCTTCACCCAGGGACTTGCTGAGGGGAAGGCCCATCTGGATCAGGTTGCAGGCGCTGCCAGCAACTCAACCGGCATGTTCGGCACCCGTGAAGAGA
This genomic interval from Arthrobacter citreus contains the following:
- a CDS encoding ABC transporter permease, with protein sequence MPAHPMDSGSKNDSGSNTDAGSNTRRVRRAKEHHPYYSPRLWLLPLLVLLLLGGTGTALYIGGLGSPGTHLNHFPIAVVNEDTGAESPGGGGREDLGATITDQMREGFSRNDEIDLRQLSWDDAQEQMRKGQIHAAVVIPESFSADALALVSGTLSEAPVSRPSVTVYTNPLAGPLASSLATGAVNPALDQANKSVGEQLTSAAQTAQTAAQAQLDRQLRTAGAELPTQLEQQLAPKLTGTSADLLSSPLQVTTTAYETPPEGTALGMGAFFYSVLLMIVGVAGSVAIHFLVDSRLGVLPIELGPRFVLGPPVRPARWVTFFTKWGIVALAALPTAGLMMWVAAAVGMPIPHGGWYFLTTWLSIVTVSAVAFALITVLGSAGMIVSMIYIVFMGLPAASGVVPLEALPGFFRFIARGEPLYQMTMANRAVLYFDADASAGVQSGIIGMLILIIIAVLVAMIFAVLYERAFGPRKAQLAAGSGAASPSAAAAPSTSAAAGPAPRHAGT
- a CDS encoding formylglycine-generating enzyme family protein — its product is MTTLEFRALPAGEVELHDARRGLRRCLELEPFEIGVVPITQAGYAQVMGAGGSAARLPAVNLSWLEAVMFCNAASVRDGLPPVYLVNKESVTWQTEAGGYRLPTEAEWEYACRAGTRGPQYGPLEHIAWTADDALEGPQAVGLKLPNAFGLHDTLGNVWEWCWDFLDPARYGSYRVFRGGGFADKPWSVRASTRRGGAPGMKHPDVGLRVAKGEFSTGQAAQGWSAQADAERGAFKGPLPSGWTPLSTYEPE
- a CDS encoding shikimate kinase, with product MSPSPALLLIGPAAAGKSTIGTLTADLLGIPFVDLDEIGADYYAEVDWSIDRLVRRSDEVGRVAAEREWEPARAHAVRRAVEDYPDAVLALGAGHSSYTDAACFADVQAAAAKVPTVVLLLPKGERAGDLAELRRRSLTTKGTDWVSSGHDFLAEWLDDPGMHALATDLVITGTDTPRETALRVAGLVQAP
- a CDS encoding XRE family transcriptional regulator, which gives rise to MSTDENDTLRGVGSRLRTLRSDRNTTLAALSAATGISVSTLSRLESGQRRPTLELLLPLARTYGVTIDELVGGPATGDPRVHMQPIKRHGAVIIPLTEKAGGISAFKYILPAQRKPSVPDPRTHEGYEWLYVLSGKLRLILGEQELVLKPGEAAEFNTRLPHWMGTADLNAVEFIALFGPQGERAHLRARPASSSSSTAAG
- a CDS encoding zinc-binding dehydrogenase — translated: MKAWQFTGTNNPLQLKEVPEPHAGPGQVVVEVKAAGVCHSDVTALDDPGWMPLFFELPRTMGHENAGVITEVGEGMEHWKVGDRVGLAPVMSDGDALGYGKWDGGFGPKLLATDDNLVRLPDEVPFDLAAMATDAGLTAYHAIMAVGGAKEGMKVGVIGLGGLGYIGARVAVLAGAEVYGAEINSETRKLADEIGLAGVAESITEFKDKNLDLIVDYAGFGTTTAAGVETLAEFGTLVQVGMGRLEATINTYPIIINQLSIKGSKSGTKEDLEALYELMKSGKLNPPMNVITQAEIPEAIDKLRAGGVVGRFIAIY
- a CDS encoding helix-turn-helix domain-containing protein — its product is MGQHGDHARSVLLDAAEELFARHGIDAVSNRRIAEHAGTANHSAVAYHFGGREDLLRALVTRHVDETNRRRSELAETLGTDASLTDLLACLILPWTEHLASLPVPSWRARFLSQIRSVPSVHGTLAQSATASPVTEDLIRRVQATLGDMPATVLHGRSWILGGMVLGVCGEYEARVADGTETANWAGVGYFLIDSCAGMLSAPVTHPGDFLTQPSPLYLL
- a CDS encoding NAD(P)/FAD-dependent oxidoreductase, coding for MSANENPSTSGAAEYDVVVIGGAAAGLSGALALVRARRSVAVVDAGDPRNAPAAHVHNYLGREGAAPGELYKVGRGEVAGYGGTLIAGEVSTVTRNPDGRFDVRLDDGRLLRARRVLASSGARDVLPDVAGLAEHWGTGVLHCPYCHGWEVQDQAIGILATDLGASVHQALLWRQWSDDVVLFLNGCGEPDHDQAGQLAARGIRVVNGKVAAVEGGPQLSGVRLDSGELVPRQAVVVFSRLSARAGYLADLGITPEEQFMGDLSIGTAVAADPMGATTVPGVYAAGNLVMPMMQVIGAAAAGLAAGAAINGDLMAEDTAAAVAAVRK
- a CDS encoding ABC transporter permease produces the protein MSHNSPTSTDYPPGDAPADQGGEPAATGSDLAAAAEAAALKRAKAEKIGRYVAMFLMPLLMVSMLVGGYLAAMHAPTPHNMPIAVAGNAQQASGFAESFEAADRDAVDVRVVGTAAEARQLVLDREVAGAVSLADGTATLYTAGAAGASQSGAVTALVAPQVLAQGLTLQPEDLAPLPDNDAAGLGAMFMTTALMLAGYMPLSLILSNSPELMRFRRFVPLLVGWSVLIAALVWTVVGPVMGVVQGHTAAVLGICALAVFAVGSVQLLLTRIFGPMAVLVGMLFLMVLGVPASNMSISVHTMPGIYAWLHSFLPAAATGESLRSVLFFDGNGVGGHLLVLAIGAAAALLLTLGLDALKRHRKPDAAPLAINVASLHGGPRPKRRRWRYAALAGFPLAMVTMMLSFMLGAMYQPAPRDMPVAVVGTTVEQAEQAVDGLEENMSGLFDLRAMDSADEAREDVRDRTVVAAFVLPSAGNPTAVLISNEAAGMSQQQVVNSVFGQVAGGQQVELTAEDVAPLRDDDSMGMATMYLAMGWIMAGFMIIVVGSTAAPASRPLRRLIPIVAAWAVGISAFLWVIADVFVGAIDGHFWPLLGVGAVAVFCVAMFTAVFERFMGMLAILPVIGLLMFLGVPASGAAMSIYMEPEIFRFLHEVLPMPAAVESIRSILYFGGDTVGSHLLTLGIWGALSLALLVIIDRVKPPRTEPHPVDEPAAGPAVEAAGKAAVSV
- a CDS encoding DUF1254 domain-containing protein, giving the protein MPNNDIAAVRAIAAEAYTFGYAMVENYRTLYEQAVDLEDPRSVGGFGLFRHYSEPFTPANTDIVTPNNDTPYSWGWFDLRAEPWVVTVPAIERFYILPFHDLYTVYAGYVSSATTGTGPGRYLLAGPSWSGGTPEGFDGVIHASTGVVGCLGRTAFTDGDLAALREIQHSYDVRPWHDYAGTAPPAVEPADWPEWNEESATGLGFYDYLDMLLGFAPVLDEDREVRERLASIGLDGSGRFRTLKLDDATRGAFTQGLAEGKAHLDQVAGAASNSTGMFGTREEMAGGYDRRNVGAKKGLYGLPPAIACYGGWLVDAAGNRITGATDYTITFTSDTLPKARFFWSATLYTLPERLLSANELDRYSIGDRTPGLIYDDDGSLTLEVRHTRPAETAVPNWLPSPEGPYTVIIRAYGGDSEIVDGTYQLPPIVPA